In one window of Microbacterium sp. PM5 DNA:
- a CDS encoding FAD-binding dehydrogenase produces the protein MAKTQLHETDILVIGWGLAGLVAATEAAAAGRRVIIVDQEPRCNLGGQAFWSFGGLFFVDSPEQRRLGISDSLELARQDWFSTAQFDRDEDQWPRRWADAYLDFAHGEKRAWLRGKGVGFFPVVGWAERGGYNATGPGNSVPRFHITWGTGPGLVAPFQAEVEAAEASGRITVLPRHRVTALLTDADAVTGAHGEVLVPSAAARGEQTSREVAGSFEIRASATIVCSGGIGGNHELVRAQWPARLGPPPTQMITGVPAYVDGSMQPVARAAGAHLINGDRMWHYVEGIQNWNPIWPNHGIRILPGPSSVWLDATGARLPVPLYPGFDTLGTLAHLRRTGHDHSWFVLSQKIIEKEFTLSGSEQNPDLTGKDVRLLLRSRLGKGAAGPVQTFMDQGADFVVRRSLDELIDGMQALPGGELLDPQLVRREIEARDREITNDFTKDAQIAMLRSARAFRGDRLIRTAAPHAILDPANGPLIAVKLHILTRKSLGGIETDLSARALDERGTVIPGLFAAGEAAGFGGGGVHGYRALEGTFVGGCLFSGRIAGRAAAG, from the coding sequence TTGGCGAAGACGCAGCTTCACGAGACGGACATCCTCGTGATCGGATGGGGGCTCGCCGGGCTCGTTGCCGCCACGGAGGCCGCCGCGGCCGGGCGTCGAGTGATCATCGTCGATCAGGAACCACGATGCAACCTCGGCGGCCAGGCGTTCTGGTCGTTCGGCGGCTTGTTCTTCGTCGATTCGCCGGAGCAGCGACGACTCGGTATCTCCGACTCGCTGGAACTCGCGCGTCAGGACTGGTTCTCGACGGCGCAGTTCGACCGCGACGAAGATCAGTGGCCCCGCCGATGGGCCGATGCCTACCTCGACTTCGCGCATGGAGAGAAGCGGGCCTGGCTGCGCGGGAAAGGAGTCGGGTTCTTCCCCGTCGTCGGCTGGGCCGAGCGCGGCGGCTACAACGCGACCGGTCCGGGAAACTCGGTGCCTCGGTTCCACATCACCTGGGGAACGGGCCCAGGGCTGGTCGCGCCGTTTCAGGCCGAGGTGGAGGCCGCAGAGGCCTCCGGTCGCATCACCGTACTCCCCCGTCACCGCGTCACCGCCCTGCTGACCGACGCGGACGCTGTCACGGGCGCGCACGGCGAGGTGCTCGTCCCCTCGGCGGCCGCGCGAGGAGAGCAGACGTCACGAGAGGTCGCCGGCTCCTTCGAGATCCGCGCGAGCGCGACGATCGTGTGCTCGGGGGGCATCGGTGGCAACCACGAGCTCGTCCGCGCGCAGTGGCCGGCGCGATTGGGCCCGCCCCCGACCCAGATGATCACGGGCGTTCCCGCGTACGTCGACGGGTCCATGCAGCCGGTCGCTCGGGCGGCGGGAGCGCATCTCATCAACGGGGATCGCATGTGGCACTACGTCGAAGGCATCCAGAACTGGAACCCGATCTGGCCGAACCACGGCATCCGGATCCTCCCCGGCCCGTCGTCCGTGTGGCTCGATGCGACCGGTGCACGACTGCCGGTGCCGCTGTACCCGGGCTTCGACACTCTCGGGACACTCGCGCACCTGCGACGCACCGGCCATGACCATTCCTGGTTCGTGCTGTCGCAGAAGATCATCGAGAAGGAGTTCACGCTCTCCGGAAGCGAGCAGAATCCCGATCTCACCGGCAAGGACGTACGCCTGCTGTTGCGATCGCGCCTGGGCAAGGGGGCCGCGGGGCCCGTCCAGACCTTCATGGATCAGGGCGCGGACTTCGTCGTCCGGCGTTCGTTGGACGAGTTGATCGACGGTATGCAGGCGCTCCCGGGAGGCGAGCTGCTGGATCCCCAGCTCGTGCGCCGTGAGATCGAGGCGCGCGACCGCGAGATCACCAACGACTTCACGAAGGATGCGCAGATCGCGATGCTCAGGTCGGCGCGCGCATTCCGCGGTGACCGTCTCATCCGCACGGCGGCGCCGCATGCGATTCTCGACCCGGCGAACGGGCCCCTCATCGCGGTCAAGCTGCACATCCTCACGCGGAAGTCCCTCGGAGGTATCGAGACAGACCTGTCCGCGCGGGCATTGGACGAACGAGGCACAGTGATCCCCGGTCTGTTCGCCGCGGGTGAGGCGGCCGGCTTCGGAGGTGGCGGTGTGCACGGCTACCGAGCTCTGGAGGGCACCTTCGTCGGCGGATGCCTCTTCTCCGGGCGCATTGCCGGACGGGCCGCGGCCGGCTGA
- a CDS encoding globin: MSDDAETFYAQVGGHGTFVRLVDAFYRGVAADDVLKPMYPEEDLGPAAERLTLFLEQYWGGPTTYSERRGHPRLRMRHVPFHVNPDARDRWLLHMRRAVDELELSPLHEATLWDYLQRAAHAMVNTFEPTGIGPERPATASSLAVRSSDQTD; encoded by the coding sequence GTGAGCGACGACGCAGAGACGTTCTATGCACAGGTCGGCGGGCACGGGACCTTCGTGCGCCTGGTGGACGCGTTCTACCGCGGTGTGGCGGCCGACGACGTGCTCAAGCCGATGTACCCCGAGGAAGACCTCGGCCCGGCCGCCGAGCGGCTGACCCTCTTTCTCGAGCAGTATTGGGGCGGACCGACGACCTACAGCGAGCGACGCGGACATCCTCGTCTGCGCATGCGGCATGTGCCGTTCCACGTGAATCCGGATGCGCGTGATCGGTGGTTGCTCCACATGCGCCGCGCCGTCGACGAGCTGGAGTTGTCGCCGCTGCACGAGGCCACGCTCTGGGACTATCTCCAGCGCGCCGCGCATGCCATGGTGAACACATTCGAGCCCACCGGAATCGGCCCGGAACGGCCAGCGACGGCATCCTCGCTGGCGGTCCGTTCCTCGGACCAGACCGACTGA
- a CDS encoding mechanosensitive ion channel family protein translates to MRYFSDSGGGATAPVIDPGVWTAILTWLGEAGVNLLTIAGIIVGAFIVSWVLRLVIRRIVNRIVSGAKSKANVDDTQALERSPLAAMRLVQRTRTLGSILQNIVNVAIVTIAILLIFGRIAPDALGSFALLSAAIGAGLGFGAQNIVKDVLNGIFIVAEDQVGIGDVVDLGLATGIVEYVSVRITHVRDVNGTLWYVRNGEITRIGNMSQGWSRVIIDLALPVDVDIEQVEKTMLATAKNLAKDPKWRTRVIEQPEVWGLESITGDALVIRLVMKTRANAKDDVARELRMRLKRAMDELGVTLPSMNTVMLAGLEGAQRVRGANPPRTRPTPVATADGKGIWKPKRGGRATQAPAVDGEVEVATPPSGATPPPKTPAPKRTDEGDA, encoded by the coding sequence ATGCGCTACTTCTCTGACTCCGGCGGTGGAGCGACGGCCCCCGTGATCGACCCGGGAGTGTGGACGGCGATTCTCACCTGGCTCGGGGAGGCCGGGGTGAACCTCCTCACGATCGCGGGAATCATCGTCGGCGCGTTCATCGTCTCGTGGGTGCTGCGTCTGGTCATCCGGCGGATCGTCAACCGGATCGTGTCGGGCGCGAAGAGCAAGGCGAACGTCGATGACACCCAGGCCTTGGAGCGCTCGCCCCTCGCCGCGATGCGGCTCGTGCAGCGAACGCGCACGCTGGGATCGATCCTGCAGAACATCGTCAACGTCGCGATCGTCACCATCGCCATCCTGCTGATCTTCGGGAGGATCGCTCCGGACGCCCTCGGGTCGTTCGCCCTGCTCTCGGCGGCCATCGGCGCCGGCCTCGGTTTCGGTGCCCAGAACATCGTCAAAGACGTGCTGAACGGCATCTTCATTGTCGCCGAGGATCAGGTCGGCATCGGCGACGTCGTCGATCTGGGGTTGGCCACCGGCATCGTGGAGTACGTCAGCGTCCGCATCACGCACGTCCGCGACGTCAACGGGACGCTCTGGTACGTGCGCAACGGCGAGATCACCCGCATCGGCAACATGTCCCAGGGATGGTCTCGCGTGATCATCGACCTCGCTCTGCCGGTCGACGTCGACATCGAGCAGGTCGAGAAGACGATGCTCGCCACGGCGAAGAACCTCGCGAAGGATCCGAAGTGGCGCACCCGCGTGATCGAGCAACCCGAGGTCTGGGGCCTGGAGTCGATCACCGGCGATGCCCTCGTCATCCGCCTCGTGATGAAGACCCGCGCGAACGCGAAGGATGATGTCGCCCGCGAGCTGAGGATGCGCCTGAAGCGCGCGATGGACGAGTTGGGCGTCACGCTCCCCTCCATGAACACCGTCATGCTGGCCGGCCTCGAGGGCGCCCAGCGAGTGCGCGGTGCCAATCCGCCGCGTACTCGACCGACACCCGTCGCGACCGCCGACGGAAAAGGCATCTGGAAGCCCAAGCGCGGCGGCCGAGCGACTCAGGCGCCCGCGGTCGACGGCGAGGTGGAGGTCGCGACGCCCCCATCCGGCGCGACGCCGCCACCGAAGACACCCGCGCCGAAGAGGACCGATGAGGGGGACGCGTGA
- a CDS encoding response regulator transcription factor — MTDPIRVVIADDQQLIRLGFGLVLDAEPDIAVVGEAIDGVDAVALCVALRPDVVLMDVRMPRLDGVAATARVVAEAPQTRVLVLTTFDLDEYAFGALDAGASGFLLKDVERSALVTAIRAVAAGDAVLSPRVTREVLRRRAGSTPASAASERADRSAIAARVRELTPRESDVFLALVRGLTNAEIAAELFLSETTVKTHVGRVLAKLGARDRIQAVILAHRGGWADDSPAGSQSGQSEPR, encoded by the coding sequence ATGACGGACCCGATCCGTGTCGTGATCGCCGACGACCAGCAGCTCATCCGGCTCGGCTTCGGTCTCGTGCTCGACGCCGAGCCCGACATCGCGGTGGTGGGTGAGGCGATCGACGGGGTCGATGCGGTCGCCCTGTGCGTCGCCCTCCGGCCCGACGTGGTGCTGATGGACGTGCGGATGCCCCGGCTCGACGGTGTGGCGGCGACGGCGCGTGTGGTCGCCGAGGCGCCGCAGACGCGGGTGCTCGTGCTGACGACGTTCGATCTCGACGAGTACGCCTTCGGCGCTCTGGATGCCGGGGCCAGCGGATTCCTGCTCAAGGACGTCGAGCGCAGCGCGCTGGTCACGGCCATCCGCGCCGTGGCCGCCGGCGACGCCGTACTGTCGCCACGGGTGACCCGCGAAGTGCTGCGCCGGCGGGCCGGGAGCACACCGGCATCCGCCGCGTCCGAACGCGCGGACAGGTCCGCCATCGCGGCGCGCGTGCGCGAACTCACGCCTCGCGAGAGCGACGTGTTCCTCGCGCTGGTGCGCGGGCTGACGAACGCCGAGATCGCGGCGGAGCTGTTCCTCAGCGAGACGACCGTGAAGACCCATGTCGGACGCGTGCTGGCGAAACTGGGAGCGCGGGATCGGATCCAGGCCGTCATCCTCGCCCATCGGGGCGGGTGGGCGGACGACTCCCCCGCGGGTTCCCAGAGCGGACAGAGCGAGCCTCGTTAG
- a CDS encoding sensor histidine kinase — MTALSRSSLDPASGELRLPRPPGVIRRFWARHPRVTDVIVALLTALVTFPAPGRAGLSGDDPLWTGLRPVVVVVLTLACVAMLWRRRCPLVSFSLAALGALLAVSSGSGVGSGTTAVAVYAVAVYAGSSAAWISSGIAIGATTLAAGIAVLVGVLPWSTAVNGCAALAVGLLVGCLVGVNIGNRARYVAALMETSRQLWAERAQHAVHAAAAERARIAREMHDVVSHSLTVMVALAEGATATDDAVRARAATAQIAATGRGALTQMRAMLGVLRSGDADDAPLGPLDGDTVRDAVTAARSAGIPVVLRTTGGEIADLPVRLAVARVVQEGLTNVIRHAPSAQEVIVSISSTASEVVVEVVNDGVHGAVSRGGYGIRGLQERAAQVGGVAEAGRRPDGRWHVRLTLPASAERTPA, encoded by the coding sequence ATGACCGCTCTGAGCCGCAGCTCGCTCGACCCCGCGTCCGGCGAGCTGCGGCTTCCGCGTCCGCCAGGCGTGATCCGCCGCTTCTGGGCACGACATCCACGCGTGACGGACGTCATCGTCGCCCTCCTCACCGCTTTGGTGACCTTTCCCGCGCCGGGACGAGCCGGTCTCAGCGGCGATGATCCGCTGTGGACGGGCCTTCGTCCCGTGGTCGTCGTGGTGCTCACGCTCGCGTGCGTGGCGATGCTCTGGCGTCGCCGTTGCCCACTCGTGTCGTTCTCGCTCGCGGCGCTGGGCGCGCTTCTGGCGGTGTCTTCGGGCTCGGGGGTGGGATCGGGCACGACGGCCGTCGCTGTCTACGCGGTCGCGGTGTATGCGGGGTCGTCGGCCGCCTGGATCTCGTCGGGGATCGCCATCGGTGCGACGACGCTCGCTGCGGGGATCGCTGTCCTTGTCGGGGTGCTGCCGTGGTCGACGGCGGTGAACGGGTGCGCGGCTCTCGCGGTGGGCCTCCTGGTCGGCTGCCTCGTCGGCGTCAACATCGGCAACCGTGCGCGCTACGTCGCGGCGTTGATGGAGACGTCCCGTCAGCTGTGGGCGGAGCGTGCGCAGCACGCGGTGCACGCCGCTGCCGCCGAGCGTGCGCGCATCGCGCGGGAGATGCATGACGTGGTGTCCCACTCGCTCACCGTGATGGTGGCCCTTGCCGAGGGGGCGACGGCGACCGACGATGCGGTGCGCGCCCGCGCGGCGACGGCGCAGATCGCGGCGACCGGCCGAGGCGCGCTCACTCAGATGAGGGCCATGTTGGGCGTGCTGCGCAGCGGCGACGCCGACGATGCGCCGCTGGGGCCGCTGGACGGGGACACGGTGCGCGATGCCGTCACGGCCGCGCGCAGCGCAGGCATCCCCGTCGTGCTGCGGACGACCGGCGGTGAGATCGCCGATCTTCCCGTGCGCCTGGCTGTGGCGCGCGTGGTGCAGGAGGGATTGACCAACGTCATCCGGCACGCACCGTCGGCGCAGGAGGTGATCGTGTCGATCTCGTCGACGGCGAGCGAAGTGGTCGTCGAGGTCGTCAACGACGGCGTCCACGGGGCCGTCTCCCGCGGAGGGTACGGCATCCGCGGTCTGCAGGAACGTGCGGCGCAGGTGGGCGGCGTCGCGGAGGCGGGGCGGCGCCCCGACGGACGGTGGCATGTGCGACTGACCCTGCCGGCTTCGGCGGAGAGGACCCCGGCATGA
- a CDS encoding ABC transporter permease subunit has translation MTTATAPTASSAAQTRAAASPYHLTFARVVRSEWLKLLSLRSTWWSLAITVALSVGISLLMASALRDFDAGFAPVMVIVMPMQFTMLVAGILGAIAITGEYSTGMIRSTLTAEPRRGAVLVAKALVVAVVLALTTAVTYAIAVLTTAPILKTAIDWSDPTLSWFPLLAGVFAMAMFALIGLGFGFIVRNGAGAIAATVGVLFVLPIVLSMFSFAGEGWKWIVDASAYLPMSGAQSATTAGGEDVMRGLVTLAAWPAALLLGAWASLRSRDT, from the coding sequence ATGACCACCGCGACCGCCCCGACGGCATCGTCCGCTGCGCAGACACGTGCCGCGGCCTCGCCCTACCACCTCACGTTCGCCCGCGTCGTTCGCAGCGAGTGGCTCAAACTGCTGTCGCTGCGCTCGACCTGGTGGTCGCTCGCGATCACCGTTGCGCTCTCGGTGGGCATCTCGCTGCTGATGGCCTCGGCCCTGCGTGACTTCGACGCGGGGTTCGCGCCGGTGATGGTCATCGTCATGCCGATGCAGTTCACGATGCTCGTCGCCGGCATCCTGGGAGCGATCGCCATCACCGGGGAGTACTCCACGGGGATGATCCGCTCGACTCTGACGGCAGAGCCGCGTCGTGGCGCCGTGCTGGTCGCGAAGGCCCTCGTCGTGGCGGTCGTCCTGGCCCTGACGACCGCGGTGACCTACGCGATCGCCGTGCTGACGACGGCACCGATCCTCAAGACGGCGATCGACTGGTCGGATCCCACGCTGTCCTGGTTCCCGCTGCTCGCGGGTGTGTTCGCCATGGCGATGTTCGCCCTGATCGGCCTCGGCTTCGGCTTCATCGTGCGCAACGGCGCCGGTGCGATCGCGGCCACGGTGGGGGTGCTGTTCGTGCTGCCCATCGTCCTCAGCATGTTCTCCTTCGCCGGCGAAGGCTGGAAGTGGATCGTGGATGCCAGCGCGTACCTGCCTATGTCGGGTGCGCAGTCTGCCACCACCGCCGGCGGCGAGGACGTGATGCGCGGCCTGGTGACCCTCGCCGCGTGGCCCGCTGCGCTGCTGCTGGGAGCGTGGGCGAGCCTGCGCAGCCGGGACACCTGA
- a CDS encoding ATP-binding cassette domain-containing protein: MIVAENLTKRYGSTTAVDDVSFAVRPGQVTGFLGPNGAGKSTTMRMIVGLDAPSSGSVSVGGHRYARSRSPLTEVGVLLDAKAVHTGRSARGHLRAMAATHGIPNSRVDEVIALTGLEAVAGKRAGKFSLGMGQRLGIAAALLGDPQTLILDEPVNGLDPEGVRWVRQLVRHLAGEGRTVLLSSHLMSEMSQTADHVIVLGRGRVLADAPLPELVRAWTRNEVLVRTPRAADLVGVLASPDVTVTDAGDGSLLVAGVSARAIGDLAADRRIPLHELTPRTGSLEEAYMALTEGSVQYKTKEIA; this comes from the coding sequence ATGATTGTTGCGGAGAACCTCACCAAGAGATACGGAAGCACCACCGCCGTCGACGACGTCTCGTTCGCGGTGCGACCCGGGCAGGTGACCGGCTTCCTCGGCCCCAACGGCGCGGGAAAGTCCACGACGATGCGAATGATCGTCGGGCTGGACGCCCCCTCGTCCGGCAGCGTCAGCGTGGGCGGACACCGCTACGCGCGGAGCCGCTCGCCGCTCACCGAAGTCGGCGTGCTCCTCGACGCGAAAGCCGTGCACACCGGACGTTCGGCGCGAGGACACCTACGTGCGATGGCCGCGACCCACGGCATCCCGAACTCCCGCGTCGACGAGGTGATCGCCCTGACGGGTCTCGAGGCGGTCGCCGGCAAGCGAGCGGGAAAGTTCTCGCTGGGCATGGGACAGCGGCTCGGCATCGCGGCGGCACTTCTCGGCGACCCGCAGACGCTGATTCTCGACGAGCCGGTCAACGGCCTCGACCCCGAAGGCGTGCGATGGGTGCGACAGCTCGTCCGTCACCTCGCCGGTGAGGGCCGTACCGTGCTGCTGTCGAGCCACCTGATGAGCGAGATGTCGCAGACCGCCGACCACGTGATCGTCCTGGGCCGTGGTCGCGTGCTCGCCGACGCGCCGCTTCCCGAGCTGGTGCGGGCATGGACACGCAACGAGGTGCTCGTTCGCACCCCTCGAGCGGCCGACCTCGTCGGCGTGCTCGCGTCGCCGGACGTCACGGTCACCGACGCCGGGGACGGATCCCTGCTGGTCGCGGGTGTCAGCGCGCGCGCTATCGGCGACCTCGCCGCGGATCGCCGCATCCCCCTACACGAGCTCACCCCACGGACCGGGTCGCTCGAAGAGGCATACATGGCGCTCACCGAGGGCTCCGTGCAGTACAAGACGAAGGAGATCGCATGA
- a CDS encoding SdpI family protein yields the protein MIETGVGALALAGFAALLAWWARSARTGSLPRNALLGYRSRLTLHDAEAWRVVNRATSASVYVAAAGAAFGAVLSIVLAPTVGPNAAAAALGTAVVWALVWIIVGFFPARRASREYARAARRPR from the coding sequence ATGATCGAGACAGGTGTGGGCGCTCTCGCCCTTGCGGGCTTCGCCGCGCTGCTCGCGTGGTGGGCACGCAGTGCTCGCACAGGCAGTCTTCCGCGCAACGCGTTGCTCGGCTATCGCAGTCGCCTGACGCTCCACGATGCAGAGGCCTGGCGGGTCGTCAACCGCGCGACATCGGCGTCTGTCTACGTCGCCGCCGCAGGGGCGGCCTTCGGCGCGGTGCTCTCGATCGTTCTCGCCCCGACAGTAGGCCCGAACGCGGCGGCCGCCGCACTCGGGACGGCAGTCGTCTGGGCTCTCGTGTGGATCATCGTGGGGTTCTTTCCCGCGCGTCGGGCCTCGCGCGAATATGCGCGCGCGGCCCGACGCCCGCGGTGA
- the pepN gene encoding aminopeptidase N yields MPGENLTRIEAQERRAIVETQSYDIALDLTRGPEVFGSRTVVRFGATEGASTFIDLIARDVREITLNGDAVEVSAFADSRIALEGLRAQNELIVDADCLYTNTGEGLHRFVDPVDGEVYLYSQFEVPDSRRVFAVFEQPDLKATFRFTVTAPAAWKVISNSPTPEPVPGDGGAAIWAFEPTPRISSYITAIVAGPYEATFSELTSASGAVVPLGVYGRKSLWQHLDAEYIFDKTRQGFAYYEEKFGVPYPFAKYDQLFVPEFNAGAMENAGAVTFTETYVFRSKVTDAVKERRVVTILHELAHMWFGDLVTMKWWNDLWLNESFAEWASTIATAEATEWTEAWTTFNAMEKTWAYRQDQLPSTHPVVATINDLEDVQVNFDGITYAKGGSVLKQLAAWVGIDAFFAGVGQYFQKHAFGNTELSDLLVELEATSGRDLSGWSQKWLETAGVNTLAPELRVSDDGVISRFAIVQTAPADYPTIRAHRLGVGFYALEGGALVRTRHIELDVDGDLTEVPELVGERQPDLILLNDDDLAYAKIRLDARSLTTAIDHLAGISDPLARSLVWGAAWDQTRDAEASASDYIDLVLRNIGAETESTTVRTTLAQLQLAANAYVAPDKRDAARVRVADGLWELAQDAEAGSDSQLQFVTAFASAAATPAQWETVRTLRDGELTLPGLEIDADLSWALLVSLAAGGVVSAEQIDAALAADNTAKGGEFAAQAKAALPTVDAKRAAWASLVDSADLPNTVVRSAALGFVHPAGVAALESFVQPYFDMLLPVWESRTYQIANYLITGLYPAPLASLALRDATRQWLAAHADAPAALRRLVNENLAGVERALAVQEHDADR; encoded by the coding sequence GTGCCTGGAGAGAACCTCACCCGCATCGAGGCGCAGGAGCGCCGCGCCATCGTCGAGACGCAGTCGTACGACATCGCGCTCGACCTCACTCGTGGCCCGGAGGTGTTCGGCTCACGCACGGTCGTGCGCTTCGGCGCCACCGAGGGGGCCTCGACCTTCATCGACCTCATCGCCCGCGATGTGCGTGAGATCACCCTGAACGGTGACGCCGTGGAGGTGTCCGCCTTCGCCGACTCCCGCATCGCCCTGGAGGGTCTGCGTGCGCAGAACGAGCTCATCGTCGACGCCGACTGCCTGTACACCAACACGGGCGAAGGCCTGCACCGCTTCGTCGACCCGGTCGATGGCGAGGTCTATCTCTACTCGCAGTTCGAGGTTCCCGACTCCCGCCGCGTCTTCGCCGTGTTCGAGCAGCCCGATCTGAAGGCGACGTTCCGCTTCACCGTCACGGCCCCCGCCGCCTGGAAGGTCATCTCCAACTCCCCCACTCCCGAGCCGGTGCCCGGCGACGGTGGCGCCGCGATCTGGGCGTTCGAGCCCACCCCGCGGATCTCTTCCTATATCACGGCGATCGTCGCCGGCCCGTACGAGGCGACCTTCAGCGAGCTGACCAGCGCTTCGGGCGCCGTCGTTCCGCTCGGTGTCTACGGCCGCAAGAGCCTCTGGCAGCACCTCGACGCCGAGTACATCTTCGACAAGACTCGCCAGGGATTCGCGTACTACGAGGAGAAGTTCGGCGTCCCCTACCCGTTCGCCAAGTACGACCAGCTCTTCGTCCCCGAGTTCAACGCAGGGGCGATGGAGAACGCAGGTGCAGTGACGTTCACCGAAACCTACGTCTTCCGCAGCAAGGTGACCGACGCCGTCAAGGAGCGCCGCGTCGTCACGATCCTGCACGAACTCGCCCACATGTGGTTCGGCGACCTCGTGACCATGAAGTGGTGGAACGACCTCTGGCTCAACGAGTCGTTCGCCGAGTGGGCGTCGACCATCGCCACAGCCGAGGCGACCGAGTGGACCGAGGCGTGGACGACTTTCAACGCGATGGAGAAGACCTGGGCCTACCGCCAGGATCAGCTTCCCTCCACGCATCCGGTCGTCGCCACGATCAACGACCTCGAAGACGTCCAGGTCAACTTCGACGGCATCACCTACGCCAAGGGTGGATCCGTGCTCAAGCAGTTGGCGGCGTGGGTGGGCATCGACGCCTTCTTCGCGGGCGTCGGTCAGTACTTCCAGAAGCACGCGTTCGGCAACACCGAGCTGTCCGACCTGCTGGTCGAGCTCGAGGCGACGAGCGGGCGCGACCTGTCCGGCTGGTCGCAGAAGTGGCTCGAGACCGCGGGCGTCAACACGCTGGCGCCGGAGCTTCGCGTGAGCGATGACGGCGTCATCTCGCGGTTCGCCATCGTGCAGACCGCGCCGGCCGACTACCCCACGATCCGTGCGCACCGCCTCGGCGTCGGCTTCTATGCGCTCGAGGGCGGAGCGCTCGTGCGCACGCGCCACATCGAACTGGATGTCGACGGCGACCTCACCGAAGTGCCCGAGCTCGTCGGTGAACGTCAGCCCGACCTCATCCTGTTGAACGACGACGACCTCGCCTACGCGAAGATCCGTCTCGATGCGCGCTCGCTCACCACCGCGATCGACCACCTCGCCGGCATCAGCGACCCGCTGGCGCGCTCGCTCGTGTGGGGTGCGGCCTGGGACCAGACGCGGGATGCCGAAGCGTCGGCATCCGACTACATCGACCTGGTGCTGCGCAACATCGGCGCCGAGACCGAGTCGACGACGGTGCGCACGACCCTCGCGCAGCTGCAGCTCGCCGCGAACGCCTACGTCGCCCCGGACAAGCGCGACGCCGCGCGGGTGCGCGTCGCCGACGGCCTGTGGGAACTGGCTCAGGATGCCGAGGCGGGCAGCGACAGCCAGCTGCAGTTCGTCACCGCCTTCGCCTCGGCGGCGGCGACTCCCGCGCAGTGGGAGACGGTGCGCACTCTGCGCGACGGGGAGCTGACGCTGCCGGGGCTCGAGATCGACGCCGACCTCTCGTGGGCGTTGCTGGTGTCGCTGGCAGCAGGCGGCGTCGTCTCTGCCGAGCAGATCGATGCGGCGCTGGCTGCGGACAACACGGCCAAGGGTGGAGAGTTCGCAGCGCAGGCGAAGGCGGCCCTGCCCACGGTCGACGCCAAGCGCGCCGCGTGGGCGTCGCTCGTCGACAGCGCCGATCTGCCGAACACCGTCGTGCGCTCGGCCGCTCTCGGATTCGTGCACCCGGCCGGCGTCGCGGCGCTGGAGTCGTTCGTCCAGCCGTACTTCGACATGCTGCTGCCGGTCTGGGAGTCACGGACCTACCAGATCGCGAACTACCTGATCACGGGGCTGTATCCCGCGCCACTGGCCTCTCTCGCACTGCGCGACGCGACCCGCCAGTGGCTCGCCGCCCACGCCGACGCGCCGGCGGCCCTTCGCAGACTCGTCAACGAGAACCTCGCCGGTGTCGAGCGCGCCCTCGCCGTGCAGGAGCACGACGCCGACCGCTGA